The following coding sequences are from one Thermostaphylospora chromogena window:
- a CDS encoding response regulator transcription factor: MIRVLLADDEHLIRAALATLLSLEPDIEVVAQVARGKEVAAAVAEHRPDVVVLDIEMPDMDGLTVAEGLRDQVVLILTSFGRPGYLRRALAAGVRGFLPKDSSAEELATAIRKVHDGGRYLDPDLAASAMMAGDSPLTARERDVLSLAAKGAAVPEIAASLHLSEGTVRNYLSSAINKLGATNRITAIRTAQEMGWI, from the coding sequence GTGATCCGGGTGCTGCTCGCCGACGACGAGCACCTCATCCGGGCGGCGCTGGCCACGCTGCTGAGCCTGGAGCCGGACATCGAGGTGGTGGCGCAGGTCGCCAGGGGGAAGGAGGTGGCGGCGGCCGTCGCGGAGCACCGGCCCGACGTGGTGGTGCTGGACATCGAGATGCCGGACATGGACGGCCTGACGGTCGCCGAAGGACTGCGCGACCAGGTCGTGCTGATCCTCACCAGTTTCGGGCGCCCGGGCTATCTGCGGCGGGCGCTCGCCGCGGGGGTGCGGGGGTTCCTGCCGAAGGATTCCTCGGCCGAGGAGTTGGCGACCGCGATCCGCAAGGTGCACGACGGCGGCCGGTACCTCGATCCCGATCTGGCGGCCTCGGCGATGATGGCCGGGGACAGCCCGTTGACCGCCCGGGAACGGGACGTGCTCTCGCTGGCCGCGAAGGGGGCGGCGGTTCCGGAGATCGCCGCGTCGTTGCACCTGAGCGAGGGGACGGTACGCAACTACCTGTCCAGCGCCATCAACAAGCTGGGGGCGACCAACCGGATCACCGCCATCCGGACCGCCCAGGAAATGGGATGGATATAG
- a CDS encoding STAS domain-containing protein: MPGKPADRHGAQVVRVGNRLDAGTVEDVRPRLHEAVDHGRGDLVVDLVELEMIDATGLGVLVGTHRRATDAGRRLVLRNVPPRIMRILAVTRLSRVLAVESTSAFVA; encoded by the coding sequence ATGCCGGGTAAGCCAGCGGACCGACATGGGGCGCAGGTGGTGCGCGTCGGCAACCGTCTGGACGCGGGGACGGTGGAGGACGTGCGCCCGCGCCTGCATGAGGCCGTCGACCACGGGCGCGGCGATCTGGTCGTGGACCTCGTCGAACTGGAGATGATCGACGCCACCGGCCTCGGCGTGCTCGTCGGCACCCACCGCCGCGCCACCGACGCCGGGCGGCGGCTGGTGCTGCGCAACGTGCCTCCCCGGATCATGCGGATTCTCGCGGTGACCCGGCTGAGCCGTGTACTGGCCGTGGAGTCCACCTCCGCCTTCGTGGCCTGA
- a CDS encoding TetR/AcrR family transcriptional regulator, translating into MSAEQRLADRRERLMTAAYTLFPSAGFPATTIEKLCTKARVSNRAFYECFSGREALMQAVYDRCVEETLQEVSKALAAGPSTLSGRIETGIRAYVSFVTQDFRRAHIMHVEVRRAGDCLTAARQRAVSGFTRLIEETVAATGEKPAVNLHLLALGLIGALQELLIEWVLATDPPPIDQVTATAVHIFRSAFGL; encoded by the coding sequence ATGTCGGCTGAGCAGCGCCTCGCCGACCGGCGGGAACGCCTCATGACAGCCGCTTACACCCTGTTCCCCTCGGCCGGCTTCCCCGCGACGACGATCGAGAAGTTATGCACCAAGGCGCGCGTCTCCAACCGCGCCTTCTACGAGTGCTTCTCCGGGCGCGAAGCGCTGATGCAGGCGGTCTACGACCGATGCGTGGAGGAGACGCTCCAAGAGGTCTCCAAGGCCCTCGCCGCCGGCCCCAGCACGCTGAGCGGCCGCATCGAGACGGGCATCCGGGCGTACGTCTCGTTCGTCACCCAGGACTTCCGGCGCGCGCACATCATGCATGTGGAGGTGCGCAGGGCCGGCGACTGCCTGACCGCGGCGCGGCAGCGGGCGGTCAGCGGGTTCACACGGCTGATCGAGGAGACCGTCGCCGCCACCGGCGAGAAGCCCGCCGTGAACCTGCACCTGCTCGCCCTCGGGCTGATCGGCGCGCTCCAGGAGTTGCTCATCGAGTGGGTGCTCGCCACCGATCCGCCGCCGATCGATCAGGTGACGGCCACGGCGGTGCACATCTTCCGTTCCGCCTTCGGCCTTTGA
- a CDS encoding aldehyde dehydrogenase family protein — protein MTAMTGQRTFDSVNPATGATVGTHPIHDARAVRAAVEDANEAARWWERLGYAGRRARLLDYKAVLVREIRSLARLVREETGKPEGDAVLEIVLTVAHLDWAARNARRVLGPRRVFPGVLGLNLTATLEYQPLGTVGVIGPWNYPVFTPMGSIAYALAAGNAVVFKPSELTPGVGVRLAELFAEAVPGRPVFQTVTGLGETGAALAADPGIDKIAFTGSTATARRVMAACAANLTPIVAECGGKDALIVDHDADVAAAADAALWGAMSNAGQTCVGVERVYVVDAVYDAFMRELTERARAVKAGEHYGPITLPEQVKIIRRHVDEAVRSGRAVVGGSGSVREPYVEPVIVEDVPEDSPAVREETFGPVITVRRVADAEEALTLANASAYGLGGAVFSRDARRAMELARRMRGGMTAINSVISFVGVPALPFGGVGDSGFGRIHGADGLREFARPKAITRQRFPLPGMNLTSFRRREADLDRLVRLVTFLHGRRR, from the coding sequence ATGACGGCCATGACAGGGCAGCGCACGTTCGATTCGGTGAACCCCGCGACCGGTGCGACGGTCGGCACCCATCCGATCCACGACGCCCGCGCCGTACGGGCGGCGGTGGAGGACGCCAATGAGGCGGCGCGATGGTGGGAGCGCCTCGGGTACGCCGGGCGGCGGGCTCGGCTGCTGGATTACAAGGCCGTCCTCGTGCGTGAGATCAGGTCGCTGGCGCGGCTGGTACGCGAGGAGACGGGCAAGCCCGAGGGCGACGCCGTGCTGGAGATCGTGTTGACGGTCGCCCATCTCGACTGGGCGGCGCGCAACGCGCGCCGGGTGCTCGGGCCGCGCCGGGTCTTCCCCGGTGTGCTGGGCTTGAACCTCACGGCCACGCTGGAGTACCAGCCGCTCGGCACGGTCGGCGTGATCGGGCCGTGGAACTATCCGGTGTTCACGCCCATGGGGTCGATCGCCTACGCGCTCGCCGCGGGCAACGCGGTCGTCTTCAAGCCCAGCGAGCTGACCCCGGGCGTCGGTGTGCGGCTGGCCGAGCTGTTCGCCGAGGCGGTGCCCGGGCGTCCGGTGTTCCAGACGGTCACGGGGCTCGGTGAGACCGGAGCGGCGCTGGCCGCCGACCCCGGAATCGACAAGATCGCCTTCACCGGTTCGACCGCGACCGCCAGGCGGGTCATGGCCGCCTGCGCGGCCAACCTCACCCCGATCGTCGCCGAGTGCGGCGGCAAGGACGCGCTGATCGTCGACCATGACGCCGATGTGGCCGCCGCGGCGGACGCCGCGCTGTGGGGGGCGATGTCCAACGCGGGCCAGACGTGCGTGGGCGTGGAGCGGGTGTACGTCGTGGACGCGGTCTACGACGCGTTCATGCGCGAGCTGACCGAGCGGGCGCGCGCGGTGAAGGCGGGCGAGCACTACGGGCCGATCACGCTGCCCGAACAAGTGAAGATCATCCGACGGCACGTCGACGAGGCGGTGCGGTCCGGGCGCGCGGTGGTCGGCGGCAGCGGGTCGGTGCGTGAGCCGTACGTGGAGCCGGTGATCGTGGAGGACGTGCCGGAGGACAGCCCGGCGGTGCGGGAGGAGACCTTCGGCCCGGTCATCACGGTCCGGCGGGTGGCCGACGCCGAGGAGGCGCTCACTCTGGCGAACGCCTCGGCGTACGGCCTGGGCGGCGCGGTCTTCTCGCGTGACGCGCGCCGGGCGATGGAGCTCGCCCGGCGGATGCGCGGCGGGATGACCGCGATCAACTCGGTCATCTCGTTCGTGGGGGTGCCCGCCCTGCCGTTCGGCGGGGTCGGAGACTCCGGGTTCGGCCGCATTCACGGCGCGGACGGGTTGCGGGAGTTCGCCCGCCCGAAAGCGATCACTCGGCAGCGTTTCCCGCTGCCGGGGATGAACCTCACGTCGTTCCGGCGTAGAGAGGCGGATCTCGACCGTCTGGTGCGGCTCGTGACCTTCCTGCACGGCCGGCGCAGGTAA
- a CDS encoding response regulator — MVRVLIVDDHPVVREGLRGMLEADPRVNVAGEAASGDEAVVRARELVPDVVLMDLRMPGGDGVSATTRILAEHPRTRVVVLTTYETDRDIVRAVEAGAAGYLLKDTSRTDLLNAITAAVRGETVLSPSVAAKLVTRMRAPAAESLTPRERQVLSLVATGLTNAEIGRRLYISETTVKTHLLRIFGKLGVSDRTAAVTTAMARGLLDG, encoded by the coding sequence GTGGTGCGGGTGCTGATCGTGGACGACCATCCCGTGGTGCGGGAGGGGCTGCGCGGGATGCTGGAGGCCGATCCCCGCGTGAACGTCGCGGGCGAGGCCGCCTCGGGCGACGAGGCGGTGGTCCGCGCCCGTGAGCTCGTCCCCGACGTGGTGCTGATGGACCTGCGCATGCCCGGCGGCGACGGGGTGAGCGCGACCACGCGCATCCTGGCCGAGCATCCGCGCACCCGCGTCGTGGTGCTGACCACCTACGAGACCGACCGGGACATCGTGCGGGCCGTGGAGGCGGGCGCCGCGGGCTACCTGCTCAAGGACACCTCACGGACCGACCTGCTGAACGCGATCACCGCCGCGGTGCGGGGCGAGACGGTGCTGTCCCCGTCCGTGGCGGCCAAGCTGGTCACCCGGATGCGCGCGCCGGCGGCCGAGTCGCTGACCCCCCGCGAGCGACAGGTCCTGTCGCTGGTGGCCACCGGCCTGACCAACGCCGAGATCGGGCGGCGGCTGTACATCAGCGAGACCACGGTCAAGACGCACCTGCTGCGGATCTTCGGCAAGCTCGGTGTCTCCGACCGGACCGCCGCGGTCACCACGGCCATGGCCCGCGGCCTGCTCGACGGCTGA
- a CDS encoding sensor histidine kinase — protein sequence MSDDLPVEETRRGVRGARERVTDGAGDAVGEHAWESLRGWELLLAVSILTPAVFVLLTERPGAEKAVILTLLAALAPLYLFFGRPAIVVEDVRRGAVYVALLVVVFSAAVVLEQSVTFALFGLCPQCFMALPTRRALIAVAAMLFAPTVRFLADRQVDGLFNYLTLAMILVFFAGVFGVWLEKIMQQSRERAELIRQLADSRAEVARLSAERGALAERERLAGEIHDTLAQGFTSIIMLLQAAQSQRDPSRHLELAVRTARENLAEARALVAALAPAPLDGSSLPDALGRLAARLGEEAGLAVSFETRGTPPRLPPPVEVVLIRAAQEGLANVRRHARARSVRVLLEYGGHDVVLRIEDDGVGFRPSAPASGYGLRAMRNRVEQAGGAVRVGARPEGGTTLEVVMPVTPAEDATDLEPIGGT from the coding sequence GTGTCTGACGACCTTCCGGTGGAAGAGACGCGGCGAGGGGTGAGGGGCGCGCGGGAGCGCGTCACGGACGGCGCCGGGGACGCCGTCGGCGAGCACGCGTGGGAGTCCCTGCGCGGCTGGGAGCTCCTGCTGGCCGTGTCCATCCTCACGCCCGCGGTGTTCGTCCTCCTGACCGAGCGGCCGGGCGCGGAGAAGGCGGTCATCCTGACGCTGCTGGCCGCCCTCGCGCCCCTCTACCTCTTCTTCGGCCGCCCGGCGATCGTCGTCGAGGACGTCCGGCGGGGCGCGGTCTACGTCGCCCTGCTCGTCGTCGTGTTCTCGGCGGCGGTCGTCCTGGAGCAGTCGGTGACGTTCGCGCTCTTCGGTCTGTGCCCGCAGTGCTTCATGGCGCTGCCGACCAGGCGGGCGCTGATCGCGGTGGCCGCGATGCTCTTCGCCCCGACCGTCCGCTTCCTCGCCGACCGGCAGGTGGACGGCCTGTTCAACTACCTCACCCTGGCGATGATCCTGGTCTTCTTCGCGGGCGTCTTCGGCGTCTGGCTGGAGAAGATCATGCAGCAGAGCCGGGAACGCGCCGAGCTGATCCGGCAGCTGGCGGACAGCCGGGCGGAGGTGGCCCGGCTGTCCGCCGAGCGCGGGGCGCTGGCCGAGCGCGAACGGCTCGCCGGGGAGATCCACGACACGCTCGCGCAGGGGTTCACGAGCATCATCATGCTGCTCCAGGCGGCCCAGTCGCAGCGGGACCCGTCCCGCCATCTGGAGCTGGCCGTGCGGACCGCGCGGGAGAACCTCGCCGAGGCGCGGGCGCTGGTCGCCGCGCTCGCTCCCGCGCCGCTCGACGGCTCCTCCCTGCCCGACGCGTTGGGCCGGCTCGCCGCGCGGCTGGGCGAGGAGGCCGGCTTGGCCGTCTCGTTCGAGACGCGCGGCACGCCGCCGCGGCTGCCGCCGCCCGTCGAGGTGGTGCTGATCCGCGCCGCTCAGGAAGGACTGGCCAACGTGCGCCGCCACGCCCGCGCCCGCTCGGTGCGGGTGCTGCTGGAGTACGGCGGACACGACGTCGTGCTGCGGATCGAGGACGACGGTGTCGGCTTCCGCCCCTCCGCCCCGGCGTCCGGGTACGGCCTGCGCGCCATGCGTAACCGGGTCGAGCAGGCGGGCGGCGCGGTGCGGGTGGGCGCACGCCCGGAAGGAGGGACGACGCTGGAGGTCGTGATGCCGGTGACCCCGGCGGAGGACGCGACGGATCTGGAGCCGATCGGTGGAACGTGA
- a CDS encoding ABC transporter permease — protein MTRVDAATAGAVRRDPPLPSALELGMSRAAVELRMFFRERDQVIFTFSFPIVLLVLFGSIFADAYEGTPITVSQVYTAGLIGAGVMSTSFQNLGISIAVERDQGTLKRLAGTPMPRSSYFIGKIVSVLVIALLEVVILLAVGVFLYDLELPAEAARWAVFAWVFLLGVSGAALLGIAASSLPRSARSATAVITMPFVVLQFISGVFIPFTELPGWLIDIASLFPLKWMCQGFRSVFLGDAGAVLEITGSYELTRVALVLAAWAVGGLILCLTTFRWKRRGEG, from the coding sequence ATGACCCGGGTGGACGCGGCGACCGCGGGCGCGGTGCGGCGGGATCCGCCGCTGCCCTCCGCCCTCGAGCTCGGCATGTCCCGGGCGGCCGTGGAGCTGCGGATGTTCTTCCGCGAGCGGGATCAAGTGATCTTCACCTTCTCCTTCCCCATCGTCCTGCTCGTGCTGTTCGGCTCGATCTTCGCCGACGCCTACGAGGGGACGCCGATCACGGTCTCCCAGGTCTACACCGCCGGTCTGATCGGCGCCGGGGTGATGAGCACGAGCTTTCAGAACCTCGGTATCAGCATCGCGGTCGAACGCGACCAGGGCACGCTCAAGCGGCTGGCGGGCACGCCGATGCCGCGCTCGTCCTACTTCATCGGCAAGATCGTCAGCGTTCTGGTGATCGCCCTGCTGGAGGTCGTGATCCTGCTGGCCGTCGGCGTGTTCCTGTACGACCTGGAACTGCCCGCGGAGGCGGCGCGGTGGGCCGTGTTCGCGTGGGTCTTCCTCCTCGGGGTCAGCGGCGCGGCGCTGCTCGGCATCGCGGCGAGCAGCCTGCCCCGGTCGGCCAGGAGCGCCACGGCGGTGATCACCATGCCGTTCGTGGTGCTGCAGTTCATCTCCGGCGTGTTCATCCCCTTCACCGAGCTGCCCGGCTGGCTGATCGACATCGCCTCCCTCTTCCCCCTGAAGTGGATGTGCCAGGGGTTCCGCTCGGTGTTCCTGGGCGACGCGGGCGCCGTACTGGAGATCACCGGCTCCTATGAGCTGACGCGGGTGGCACTTGTCCTGGCCGCCTGGGCCGTCGGAGGCTTGATCCTGTGTCTGACGACCTTCCGGTGGAAGAGACGCGGCGAGGGGTGA
- a CDS encoding ABC transporter ATP-binding protein, with product MTVVRVRGLVKSYGAVRAVRGIDLDIVAGEVFAVLGPNGAGKSTTVEILEGYRRRDAGEVSVLGVDPERATRAWRARIGIVPQNANDVYELTVRETVRHHARFYPAPADPDEVIERVGLAEKAGARVGKLSGGQRRRLDVALAVIGRPELLFLDEPTTGFDPEARRRLWELLAGLAHRGTTIVLTTHYLDEAETLADRVAVVVRGRVTALGDPRTLGGRATGEATVAWTEDGERRSVRTSTPSAAVAELTRRFDGEVPELTVTRPTLEDVYLDLIGTGGEEAER from the coding sequence ATGACGGTGGTGAGAGTGCGCGGGCTCGTCAAGAGCTACGGCGCGGTGCGGGCGGTGCGCGGGATCGACCTGGACATCGTCGCGGGCGAGGTGTTCGCCGTCCTGGGTCCCAACGGGGCGGGCAAGTCGACCACGGTGGAGATCCTGGAGGGGTACAGGAGACGGGACGCGGGCGAGGTCAGCGTCCTGGGCGTCGATCCCGAACGGGCCACGCGGGCGTGGCGGGCGCGGATCGGCATCGTGCCGCAGAACGCGAACGACGTGTACGAGCTGACGGTGCGGGAGACGGTACGCCACCACGCGCGCTTCTACCCCGCTCCGGCCGACCCCGACGAGGTGATCGAACGGGTGGGGCTCGCGGAGAAGGCCGGCGCCCGCGTCGGGAAGCTCTCCGGAGGGCAGCGCCGCAGGCTGGACGTGGCGCTGGCCGTCATCGGACGGCCCGAGCTGCTCTTCCTCGACGAGCCCACCACCGGCTTCGACCCCGAGGCCAGGCGGCGGCTTTGGGAGCTGCTCGCCGGCCTGGCCCACCGGGGGACCACGATCGTCCTGACCACCCACTACCTGGATGAGGCGGAGACGCTGGCCGACCGGGTGGCGGTGGTCGTGCGGGGGAGGGTCACCGCGCTCGGCGATCCGCGCACGCTCGGCGGGCGCGCCACGGGCGAGGCCACCGTGGCCTGGACCGAGGACGGCGAGCGCCGGTCGGTGCGGACGAGCACGCCGTCGGCGGCGGTGGCGGAGCTGACCCGCCGCTTCGACGGCGAGGTTCCCGAGCTGACCGTCACCCGGCCCACGCTGGAGGACGTCTACCTGGATCTGATCGGCACGGGCGGCGAGGAGGCGGAACGATGA
- a CDS encoding CPBP family intramembrane glutamic endopeptidase, producing the protein MLWRRRSTAARVAIRRRSPIAFFLLVFALSAPLQVLGALVEAPAWVPMDLPLSALMFVTPLVAALILVLREEGAAGVRRLLSRTADLRGIGLRWYAPILLTWPLVTALGYALMVASGAPLPEPHVALAALPVLLVVFVIAAAFEEAGWMGYAADPLRKRWGALNAGLVMGVVWGAWHLLPWSQVHPPAWVLWQFVGTVATRVLIFWLYGVTGGSVASAVLFHAMCNVSVALFPNDGSHYDPAFTAPVVVLAAVLVSVLWRPRTLADRRRPPRR; encoded by the coding sequence GTGCTGTGGAGGAGACGGAGCACCGCTGCGCGGGTGGCGATCCGGCGGCGGTCACCCATCGCGTTCTTCCTGCTGGTGTTCGCGCTCTCCGCGCCGTTGCAGGTGCTCGGTGCGCTGGTGGAGGCGCCCGCCTGGGTGCCGATGGACCTTCCGCTGAGCGCGCTGATGTTCGTGACGCCGCTCGTCGCGGCGCTGATCCTCGTCCTCCGCGAGGAGGGCGCCGCCGGGGTCCGGCGGCTGCTGTCCCGCACGGCGGACCTCCGCGGCATCGGCCTTCGGTGGTACGCGCCGATCCTGCTGACCTGGCCGCTCGTCACGGCCCTGGGGTACGCGCTGATGGTCGCGTCCGGGGCGCCGCTGCCTGAGCCGCACGTCGCCCTCGCGGCCCTCCCGGTCCTGCTGGTCGTGTTCGTGATCGCGGCCGCGTTCGAGGAGGCCGGGTGGATGGGGTACGCGGCCGACCCGCTCCGGAAGCGGTGGGGCGCGCTCAACGCCGGCCTGGTCATGGGGGTGGTGTGGGGTGCGTGGCACCTGCTGCCGTGGAGCCAGGTCCATCCGCCCGCCTGGGTGCTGTGGCAGTTCGTCGGCACGGTGGCGACCCGGGTCCTGATCTTCTGGCTCTACGGCGTCACCGGCGGCAGCGTGGCGTCGGCGGTCCTCTTCCACGCCATGTGCAACGTCAGCGTCGCCCTGTTCCCGAACGACGGCTCGCACTACGATCCGGCCTTCACCGCGCCGGTCGTCGTGCTGGCGGCGGTGCTCGTCTCGGTCCTGTGGAGGCCGAGGACCCTCGCCGATCGCCGCCGTCCGCCGCGCCGCTGA
- a CDS encoding acyltransferase family protein → MGLFEVLGRRVAGPGRAILEAAERTPPHRERHADLLRALAITAVVTGHWLATVVTYADGRFGGGSVLETVPWTRALSWLFQVMPVFFFVGGYANAASLSAYRDRGGTAAGWLLGRTDRLVRPTTAFFAAIAVAAVAALALGVPADAVNTAVWLAAIPLWFLAAYFTVVLLTPVMLVLHRRAGLVVPVALVVLVGLGDLARLGFGLPQAALGNFVFAWLAVHQLGIAWREGALPARPRVALPLAAGGLAALVALTVAGPYPVSMVTVPGEEVQNTSPPTLALLALAAVQVGLALALRDAGERWLRRLRPWTVVVAVNSLIMTFFLWHMTAVVIAAVVLYPTGVMPQPPPGSAAWLLLRVPWVAVLAVVLAALVAVFGGVERRAGPRPSPGGIALTWRAAAVAGTAAVVAGLVLVALNGPGGRTPADLPIAGLVCYAAGAALLRTARRRGP, encoded by the coding sequence GTGGGGTTGTTCGAAGTTCTCGGACGCAGGGTCGCGGGTCCGGGGCGGGCGATCCTGGAGGCGGCCGAGCGCACGCCGCCGCACCGGGAGCGCCACGCCGACCTGCTACGCGCGCTGGCGATCACGGCGGTCGTGACGGGACACTGGCTGGCCACCGTCGTCACCTACGCCGACGGCCGGTTCGGCGGCGGCAGCGTGTTGGAGACCGTGCCGTGGACCCGCGCGCTGAGCTGGCTGTTCCAGGTCATGCCGGTGTTCTTCTTCGTCGGCGGCTACGCCAACGCGGCCTCGCTGTCGGCCTACCGCGACCGGGGCGGGACGGCGGCGGGCTGGCTGCTCGGCCGCACCGACCGGTTGGTACGGCCCACCACGGCGTTCTTCGCCGCGATCGCCGTGGCGGCGGTCGCGGCGCTGGCGCTCGGCGTTCCCGCCGATGCGGTGAACACGGCGGTGTGGCTGGCCGCGATCCCGCTGTGGTTCCTCGCGGCGTACTTCACCGTGGTGCTTCTCACCCCGGTGATGCTGGTCCTGCACCGGAGGGCGGGCCTGGTCGTGCCCGTCGCGCTGGTCGTCCTGGTCGGGCTGGGCGACCTCGCCCGGCTGGGATTCGGCCTGCCGCAGGCCGCGCTGGGCAACTTCGTGTTCGCCTGGCTCGCCGTCCACCAGCTCGGCATCGCCTGGCGGGAGGGCGCGCTGCCCGCGCGGCCCCGGGTGGCGCTGCCGCTGGCGGCCGGCGGCCTGGCCGCGCTGGTCGCGCTCACCGTGGCCGGACCGTACCCGGTGAGCATGGTGACCGTGCCGGGCGAGGAGGTGCAGAACACCTCGCCCCCCACGTTGGCGCTGCTCGCCCTCGCCGCAGTGCAGGTGGGGCTCGCGCTGGCGCTGCGGGACGCGGGTGAGCGGTGGTTGCGGCGGCTGCGGCCGTGGACGGTCGTGGTCGCGGTCAACTCGCTGATCATGACGTTCTTCCTGTGGCACATGACCGCGGTGGTGATCGCCGCCGTCGTGCTCTACCCCACGGGGGTGATGCCCCAGCCGCCGCCCGGTTCGGCCGCGTGGCTGCTGCTGCGCGTGCCGTGGGTGGCCGTGCTGGCGGTGGTGCTCGCGGCGCTGGTCGCCGTGTTCGGCGGTGTGGAGCGGCGCGCGGGGCCCCGCCCCTCCCCCGGCGGCATCGCCCTGACGTGGCGCGCGGCGGCCGTCGCGGGCACGGCCGCGGTGGTCGCCGGGCTGGTGCTGGTCGCCCTCAACGGGCCGGGCGGGCGTACCCCGGCCGACCTGCCGATCGCGGGTCTGGTCTGCTACGCCGCGGGTGCTGCTCTGCTGCGGACGGCCCGTCGCCGCGGGCCGTGA
- a CDS encoding pentapeptide repeat-containing protein has product MPTPRRRADLPFAGYLEAFEGEPVPSGVYDTLSVDGREFDGVDAGGARFVECAFSSVTFTAAKLPRARLNDVWLDTVRWTGCDLTETSWLDVEMVGSVLGGVAMPAAELLRVTFHGCKFEGVNLRFAALREVTFADCVLREVDLAEAALHTVAFPGSSLEGVRLHRARMEGVDLRGATALGISDGHDALRGATISTSQLLELAPMLAHALGVTVRDR; this is encoded by the coding sequence ATGCCGACACCGCGCCGCCGTGCCGATCTGCCCTTCGCGGGCTACCTGGAGGCGTTCGAGGGGGAGCCGGTGCCGAGCGGCGTCTACGACACGCTCTCCGTCGACGGCCGGGAGTTCGACGGCGTGGACGCGGGCGGGGCGCGCTTTGTGGAGTGCGCGTTCTCCTCGGTGACGTTCACCGCGGCGAAGCTGCCCAGGGCGCGGCTCAACGACGTCTGGCTGGACACCGTGCGGTGGACGGGGTGCGATCTGACGGAGACCTCCTGGCTCGACGTCGAGATGGTCGGCAGTGTGCTCGGCGGCGTGGCGATGCCCGCCGCCGAACTGCTCCGGGTGACCTTCCACGGCTGCAAGTTCGAGGGGGTGAACCTCCGCTTCGCGGCGCTGCGTGAGGTGACGTTCGCCGACTGCGTGCTGCGTGAGGTGGACCTGGCCGAGGCGGCGCTGCACACGGTCGCCTTCCCCGGTTCTTCGCTGGAGGGCGTGCGTCTCCACCGGGCGCGGATGGAAGGGGTCGACCTGCGCGGCGCCACCGCTCTGGGCATCTCCGACGGCCACGACGCGCTCCGCGGCGCCACGATCAGCACATCGCAGCTGCTGGAACTGGCCCCGATGCTCGCCCACGCCCTCGGGGTGACGGTGCGGGACCGCTGA
- the nucS gene encoding endonuclease NucS, protein MRLVIARCSVDYVGRLTAHLPMAPRLILLKADGSVSIHSDDRAYKPLNWMNPPCKLREEGDRWTVTHGKTGEKLILTIEEILHDSTHELGVEPGLRKDGVEAHLQELLAEHIDTLGEGWTLIRREYPTAIGPVDILCRDHTGTTVAVEIKRRGEIDGVEQLTRYLELLNRDPLLAPVKGVFAAQEIRPQARVLAADRGITCVTLDYDALRGIEPENPTLF, encoded by the coding sequence ATGCGTCTTGTGATCGCGCGGTGCAGCGTGGACTACGTGGGGCGGCTGACCGCCCACCTGCCCATGGCACCCCGGCTCATCCTGCTCAAAGCGGACGGCTCGGTGTCGATCCACTCCGACGACCGGGCGTACAAACCGCTCAACTGGATGAATCCGCCGTGCAAGCTGCGCGAGGAGGGTGACCGGTGGACGGTCACCCACGGCAAGACGGGCGAGAAGCTGATCCTCACCATCGAGGAGATCCTCCACGACTCCACCCACGAGCTGGGCGTGGAGCCCGGCCTGCGCAAGGACGGCGTGGAGGCCCACCTGCAGGAGCTGCTCGCCGAGCACATCGACACCCTGGGCGAGGGCTGGACGCTCATCCGCCGCGAGTACCCCACGGCCATCGGCCCGGTGGACATCCTCTGCCGTGACCACACCGGGACGACCGTGGCGGTGGAGATCAAGCGCCGTGGTGAGATCGACGGCGTCGAGCAGCTCACCCGCTACCTGGAGCTGCTCAACCGCGACCCGCTGCTCGCGCCGGTCAAGGGCGTCTTCGCCGCCCAGGAGATCCGCCCGCAGGCGCGCGTGCTGGCCGCCGACCGCGGCATCACCTGCGTCACCCTCGACTACGACGCCCTGCGCGGCATCGAACCGGAGAACCCCACCCTGTTCTGA
- a CDS encoding ATP/GTP-binding protein: MSPRRVRRKDPFERPGGRRRRSVPTPPSGPVTGFPKGMDRIEEWPDGEWRVRSLTGANSERAYRCPGCDQEIRPGLPHIVSWPNWRGGEEERRHWHTPCWRKRLDRGNGRSRY, translated from the coding sequence ATGAGCCCACGCAGAGTCCGTCGCAAAGACCCCTTCGAACGGCCGGGCGGCCGACGGCGGCGTAGTGTGCCCACGCCCCCGTCCGGGCCCGTCACCGGCTTCCCCAAGGGGATGGACCGGATCGAGGAGTGGCCGGACGGTGAATGGCGGGTGCGCTCCCTCACCGGTGCCAACTCCGAGCGCGCCTACCGTTGTCCAGGATGCGACCAGGAGATCCGCCCGGGGCTGCCGCACATCGTGAGCTGGCCCAACTGGCGGGGCGGTGAGGAGGAGCGCCGCCACTGGCACACCCCCTGCTGGCGTAAGCGGCTGGACCGCGGCAACGGCCGCAGTCGCTACTGA